TTTGAATagaaaaagttgagtgagggaaaacaactaaacggtaattaaaaagtaaaagcCATAAAGTAGCAAAATAAGGTTAGAAACAAACTGCACGTAAACAAGTCAAGTCCCTGTAAACAGGTCTACaggttcagaccccttgactttctccacattttgttacagccttattcacaaatgtatatatattttttaatcatcaatcaacacacaataccccataatgacatcacaataccccataatgacatcacaataccccataatgacatcacaataccccataatgacatcacaataccacataatgacatcacaataccccataatgacatcacaataccccataatgacatcacaataccccataatgacatcacaataccccataatgacatcacaataccccataatgacatcacaataccacataatgacatcacaataccccataatgacatcacaataccccataacgagaaagcaaaaacaggtttttagacatttttgcaaaatgtattaaaaagtaaaaaaactgaaatatttgatttacataagtaaactgaaatatcacatttaaaagtaaagtattcagaccctttactcagtactttgttgaagcacctttggcagcgattacagcctcgagtcttcttgggtatgacactaaaaACTTggaaacaaatgtatttatggagtttctcccatttttctctgcagatcgtctcaaactatcaggttggatggggagagttgctgcacaactattttcaggtctctccagaggtgtttgatctggttcaagtctgggctctagcTGGGTCAATCAAATACATTCCTGCACTGTCTTGGTTgctaaggacattcagagacctgtcccaaagccactcctgcattgtcttggctgtgtgctcagggttattgtcctgttggaatgtgaaccttcaccccagtctgaggtcctgtttgctttggagcaggttttcatcaaggatctctctgttctttgctccgtccatctttgcctcgatcctgtctagtctctcagtccctgccactgaaaaacatccccacagcatgatgctgccaccaccatgcttcaccataggaatgttgccaggtttcctccagatgtgagacttggcattcaggtcaaaagagttcaatcttggtgaaATCAGACAAGAGACtcttgccttttggcaaactccaagtgggctgtcatgtgccttttactgaggagtggcatccatctggccactctaccataaaggcctgattggtgtgctgcagagatggttgtccttctggaaggttctccaatctccacagaggaactctggagctctgtcagagtgaccaccgggttctaagaagagtcttggtggttccaaacgtcataatggtggatgccactgtgttcttgggaaccttcaatgttgcagaaatgttttttttgtacccttccccagatctgtgcctcgacacaatcctgtctctgagccctatggacaattccttcaacctcatagcttggtttttgctctgacatgcactgtcaactgtgggatcttatatagacaggtgtgtgcctttccaaatgatgtccaatcagttcaatttaccacaggtggactccaatcaagttgtaaaaacatctcaaggactgTTACGGATAACAGGTGtcctgtgtgtttcttttctctccttctcccctcacaggtggcaGTCATCATTCCCAAATCAGTcaccaatcagtcaccaatcagaagacacacctcctgttTCCCTTAGCCAATCACAtaccctttcccttggtttaaaaacccagtCAGTTGTTTTCTCAGGAGTTCGATCTCTCTGTAGATCTCTGGTTTGGTTTAGCAACTACATGTCACTGTGTCCGTTaccctgtgagtattgtttttgttgtggtgtttgactgtttgtttgttggtgaGAAAAGGGGGTACCAAGACAAgttgcccatgggcatacactacccgtaggtaaactttgtGTAAATACCCTAGTtcgaactgggcggaccacccactgtattttattggttagttagttagctgtattgaagtagtctagtttaggggtgttttgggATATTTGTTTCTTTAGTTGGGTCCAGCTCCTTTTCCCTCCCCCTTTACCGTGTGTTTACCAACTAAACCAACTAAGGGGTGTTTGACGGTAATTTAGTCATCTGTGTTTTTTCGTTCTCACTGTTACTTTTTCACTATTATGATGCATGATGTTACGTTTCCATCTCCCCTAGATAGCCGAGCCAAAGGGATTCctaacaaggatgatcaataccatctcccctagaTAGCCGAGCCAAAGGGATTCctaacaaggatgatcaataccatctcccctagaGATAGCCGAGCCAAAGGGATTCctaacaaggatgatcaataccatctcccctagaGATAGCCGAGCCAAAGGGATTCctaacaaggatgatcaataccatctcccctagaGATAGCCGAGCCAAAGGGATTCctaacaaggatgatcaataccatctcccctagaGATAGCCGAGCCAAAGGGATTCctaacaaggatgatcaataccatctcccctagaTAGCCGAGCCAAAGGGATTCctaacaaggatgatcaataccatctcccctagaTAGCCGAGCCAAAGGGATTCctaacaaggatgatcaataccatctcccctagaTAGCCGAGCCAAAGGGATTCctaacaaggatgatcaataccatctcccctagaTAGCTGAGCCAAAGGGATTCctaacaaggatgatcaataccatctcccctagactgccGAGCCAAAGGGATTCctaacaaggatgatcaataccatctcccctagaGATAGCCGAGCCAAAGGGATTCctaacaaggatgatcaataccatctcccctagactgccGAGCCAAAGGGATTCctaacaaggatgatcaataccatctcccctagaGATAGCCGAGCCAAAGGGATTCctaacaaggatgatcaataccatctcccctagaTAGCCGAGCCAAAGGGATTCctaacaaggatgatcaataccatctcccctagaTAGCCGAGCCAAAGGGATTCctaacaaggatgatcaataccatctcccctagaGATAGCCGAGCCAAAGGGATTCctaacaaggatgatcaataccatctcccctagaTAGCCGAGCCAAAGGGATTCctaacaaggatgatcaataccatctcccctagaGATAGCCGAGCCAAAGGGATTCctaacaaggatgatcaataccatctcccctagaGATGGCCGAGCCAAAGGGATTCctaacaaggatgatcaataccatctcccctagaTAGCCGAGCCAAAGGGATTCctaacaaggatgatcaataccatctcccctagaGATAGCCGAGCCAAAGGGATTCctaacaaggatgatcaataccatctcccctagaTAGCCGAGCCAAAGGGATTCctaacaaggatgatcaataccatctcccctagaGATAGCCGAGCCAAAGGGATTCctaacaaggatgatcaataccatctcccctagaTAGCCGAGCCAAAGGGATTCctaacaaggatgatcaataccatctcccctagaTAGCCGAGCCAAAGGGATTCctaacaaggatgatcaataccatctcccctagaTAGCCGAGCCAAAGGGATTCctaacaaggatgatcaataccatctcccctagaTAGCCGAGCCAAAGGGATTCctaacaaggatgatcaataccatctcccctagaTAGCCGAGCCAAAGGGATTCctaacaaggatgatcaataccatctcccctagaTAGCCGAGCCAAAGGGATTCctaacaaggatgatcaatagaaacaggatgcacccgagctcaattttgaatctcaTACCAAAGAGTCTGAAAactaaataagatatttctgtttttgattttcaaacatttctaaacttgttttcactttgtcattatggggttatcgTGTGTACTGTACATTGattgtatccattttagaataaggctgtaacgtaacaaaatgtggactaagtcaaaggggtctgaatactttctgaatgcactgaatATGCTGCAGGTTTATTGGTAAATGGATGCATTATTGGTGTATGTAAACGACACTGGGGGGTGGTGATACTGTATTGAGGGAAGTCCCATCAGTCAACACTGAACAACACTGGGGGGGTGGTGATACTGTATTGAGGGAAGTCCCATCAGTCAACACTGAACAACACTGGGGGGGTGGTGATACTGTATTGAGGGAAGTCCCATCAGTCAACACTGAACAACACTGGGGGGTGGTGATACTGTATTGAGGGAAGTCCCATCAGTCAACACTGAACAACACTGGGGGGTGGTGATACTGTATTGAGGGAAGTCCCATCAGTCAACACTGAACAACACTGGGGGGTGGTGATACTGTATTGAGGGAAGTCCCATCAGTCAACACTGAACAACACTGGGGGGTGGTGATACTGTATTGAGGGAAGTCCCATCAGTCAACACTGAACAACACTGGGGGGTGGTGATACTGTATTGAGGGAAGTCCCATCAGTCAACACTGAACAACACTGGGGGGTGGTGATACTGTATTGAGGGAAGTCCCATCAGTCAACACTGAACAACACTGGGGGGTGGTGATACTGTATTGAGGGAAGTCCCATCTGTCAACACTGAACAACACTGGGGGGTGGTGATACTGTATTGAGGGAAGTCCCATCAGTCAACATTGAACAACACTGGGGGGTGGTGATACTGTATTGAGGGAAGTCCCGTCAGTCAACACTGAACAACACTGGGGGGTGGTGATACTGTATTGAGGGAAGTTCCATCAGTCAACACTGAACAACACTGGGGGGTGGTGATACTGTATTGAGGGAAGTCCCATCAGTCAACACTGAACAACACTGGGGGGGTGGTGATACTGTATTGAGGGAAGTCCCATCAGTCAACACTGAACAACACTGGGGGGTGGTGATACTGTATTGAGGGAAGTCCCATCAGTCAACACTGAACAACACGGGGGTGTGGTGATACTGTATTGAGTCAACGGGTCAGAGTGACCACACGGGGGTGTGGTGATACTGTATTGAGTCAACGGGTCAGAGTGACCACACAGGGGGTGTGGTGATACTGTCTTGAGTCAACGGGTCAGAGTGAACATACGGGGGTGTGGTGATACTGTATTGAGTCAACGGGTCAGAGTGACCACACGGGGGTGTGGTGATACTGTATTGAGTCAACGGGTCAGAGTGAGCAAATCTGTCATCAGCggcgactttgaagaatcttacaTTTAAAATACTctatattttcatttgttcattttttttaatttcatagttttgatgtcttcacaatgaTTCtacgacaatgtagaaaataaagataaaccctttgAATGAGattgtccaaactttggactgatAGTGTATATTATTATACTTTGTCATGCCGATATAAACAGTTGGATGTGTTCCGTACCATCTAGTGGCTGATTTAGTGATCTGGACTGAAGGTCGTTGTTTTAAAAGTGGTATGAAATGTGATAGTTTGTTATCCGTTATCTCCAGTGACAAGAACCTTATCATTTCTAGAGTGGATTATCCCTTTTAAATACTGCATTTCCTTGTTCCTGTTTTCCTGTTGAAGAGCAGAGGACATGGCTGTCTGTAATTGATAAAGGATCTGCTGCTGTAATGAAGCAGAAAATATGAAGCAGTGCATCATCTGCTTTGATCCACAGCAGCACCTTTGGGTATGCTAATCACAGGCATGTTAACGGGAAGACTGAAGAGAAGAGCAGCGCTACCCTAGCGAGCTAAAGAAGGATAAGGAGCCAGAtggactcctctcctctctcccgggATAAAAAAAGgaagtcctgtcctgtcctgtcctttctcctctcctcctctcctctcctgtcctttctcctctcctctcctctcctgtcctttctcctctcctctcctctcctctcctctcctctcctctcctctcctctcctctcctctcctctcctctcctctcctctcctctcctctcctctcctctcctctcctctcctctcctctcctctcctctcctctcctctcctctcctctcctctcctctcctctcctctcctctcctctccactctcggGATAAAAAAAggaggtcctctcctgtcctgtctcctgtcctgtcctgactcctctcctgtcctgtcctgtctcctctcctctcctctcctctcctctcctctcctctcctctcctctcctctcctcccctctctcgggATAAAAAAGGAAGTCCTCTCCTCTCGATATATTATAGGAAGCTAAGAGAAGAGAATACATCAGACATCATCTGAGGACtggaaccctattcactatacagCATGCTAATATGGTCCAGCTCGTCCAGTAGTTTCCCTAGTGAATAGGAAGCCATTCAGAACACAACCAGTCCCTGATCTGCAGAGTTCGATGGCTGGCTGTGAGTAGAGAGAAGAAAAAGTTGCTCTCTGGGCCATCCATTTTGCTGTGGCAGTAGGAGAGATCCTCAGAGAACAGCTAGAGATTTAACCAGACGACCAGGATCACATCTATTCATCAAGCTAATGAACAACTCACCCTAAGCAACACACTGTGTCCCTTTCCTTCGACTGAGGAAAGACGCGGGGTGTAcactggcaaacacacacacacacacacaaacacagcatcTCCCTGCCATGGCCTGCTGTGGAATCTGAAAGAAAACAGCTCCTTGCAGGTTAAAATAATGTTGAACACTGCTCAGTGCATGTCGGCTATGGAAATATGATTCACAATTTAGCACAACAGGGCACACAGATGCATCCTGGGATATTTACTGCGATGAAATGCAACGCTAAATGGGTCACTTGTTGTGCAGTCAAGTGGTGAAACAATCCACTTCTGTTGCAATCAGACTCTACATGACTTTACAATATGCTGCTGCCATACCGTCAGCTTCTAAGACTAGGCTCTGGCTGATTGACTAGTGTGTACTGGGCATCCCAAatgaccccctattccctatttagtgcactaccttggaccagagccctacagtGCACCATGGGTAATAGGATGTTGTTATGGATGCATTGTAGGACTACTAATCAGCTGTCTTCAGTTAGCAACGAGGAACGGAATTTTGATCCAACAGTCAAAATAAATACTTGTTGTTGCTGCTGGATAATTACTAAGAGGAGAAGGGTGTGGTGATTGGTGTATAATTACTAAGAGGAGAAGGGTGTGGTGATTGATGTATAATTACTAAGAGGAGAAGGGTGTGGTGATTGGTGTATAAATACTAAGAGGAGAAGGGTGTGGTGATTGGTGTATAATTActaagaggagaaggaggaggaggaggagcaggaagatgaggaggaggaagatcgggaggaggaggtgttgcatgaggaggaggaggtgtagcatgaggaggaggaggtggaggaggaggaggtggaggaggaggagcaggatgagtagcaggaagaggaggaggaggaggaggaggaggaggaggaggaggaggaggaggaggaggaggaggaggaggtggaggaggaggagcaggaggagtagcaggaagaggaggagtaggaggtggaggaggaggaggaggaggaggaggaggagcaggaggagtagcaggaagaggaggagtaggaggtggaggaggaggaggaggagcaggaggagtagcaggaagaggaggagtaggaggtggaggaggaggagatggtggagtaggaggagcaggaggaggatgagtagcaggaagaggaggagtaggaggtggaggaggaggaggaggaggagcaggaggagtagcaggaggaggaggagtaggaggtggaggaggaggagtaggaggagcaggaggagtagcaggaagaggaggagtaggaggtggaggaggaggaggaggaggagcaggaggagtagcaggaagaggaggagtaggagatggaggagaaggagatggtggagtaggaggagcaggaggaggagcaggaggagtagcaggaagaggaggagtaggaggtggaggaggaggagtaggaggagcaggaggagtagcaggaagaggaggagtaggaggtggaggagaaggagatggtggagtaggaggagcaggaggaggaggagcaggaggagtagcaggaagaggaggagtaggaggtggaggagaaggagatggtggaataggaggagcaggaggagtagcaggaagaggaggagtaggaggtggaggaggaggaggaggaggagcaggaggagtagcaggaggaggaggagtaggaggtggaggaggaggagtaggaggagcaggaggagtagcaggaagaggaggagtaggaggtggaggaggaggaggaggaggagcaggaggagtagcaggaagaggaggagtaggagatggaggagaaggagatggtggagtaggaggagcaggaggaggagcaggaggagtagcaggaagaggaggagtaggaggtggaggaggaggagtaggaggagcaggaggagtagcaggaagaggaggagtaggaggtggaggagaaggagatggtggagtaggaggagcaggaggaggaggagcaggaggagtagcaggaagaggaggagtaggaggtggaggagaaggagatggtggaataggaggagcaggaggagtagcaggaagaggaggagtaggaggtggaggaggaggaggaggaggagcaggaggagtagcaggaagaggaggagtaggaggtggaggaggaggagatggtggaataggaggagcaggaggagtagcaggaagaggaggagtaggaggtggaggaggaggaggaggaggagcaggaggagtagcaggaagaggaggagtaggaggtggaggaggaggaggaggaggagtaggaggagcaggaggagtagcaggaagaggaggagtaggaggagcaggaggagtagcaggaagaggaggagtaggaggtggaggagaaggagatggtggagtaggaggtggaggaggaggagtaggaggagcaggaggaggatgcATGATGTGAGTTAGGTGGACAGTTTTAAACCCTACCTGAAAGTGAATAGTTCTTACATGGGACTTTGTTAGTTATATTTATATGGCCTTATATTCAGTGTTTTCTGCTCTA
Above is a window of Oncorhynchus kisutch isolate 150728-3 linkage group LG18, Okis_V2, whole genome shotgun sequence DNA encoding:
- the LOC116354847 gene encoding basic proline-rich protein-like; the encoded protein is MHPPPAPPTPPPPPPTPPSPSPPPPTPPLPATPPAPPTPPLPATPPAPPTPPPPPPPPPTPPLPATPPAPPPPPPPPPTPPLPATPPAPPIPPSPPPPPPTPPLPATPPAPPPPPPPPPTPPLPATPPAPPIPPSPSPPPPTPPLPATPPAPPPPAPPTPPSPSPPPPTPPLPATPPAPPTPPPPPPTPPLPATPPAPPPAPPTPPSPSPPSPTPPLPATPPAPPPPPPPPPTPPLPATPPAPPTPPPPPPTPPPPATPPAPPPPPPPPPTPPLPATPPAPPIPPSPSPPPPTPPLPATPPAPPPPAPPTPPSPSPPPPTPPLPATPPAPPTPPPPPPTPPLPATPPAPPPAPPTPPSPSPPSPTPPLPATPPAPPPPPPPPPTPPLPATPPAPPTPPPPPPTPPPPATPPAPPPPPPPPPTPPLPATHPPPAPPTPPSPPPPPPTPPLPATPPAPPPPPPPPTPPLPATPPAPPPPPPPPPPPPTPPLPATPPAPPPPPPPPPPPPPPPPPPPPPPPPPLPATHPAPPPPPPPPPPPPPHATPP